The window AAGAGTTAGCCTTTCTGATTGGCATGGTATTGGGCGATGGACATATTCAAAAATTCTCTCGTACAGAGTCACTAAATATTTCTTTGGGCACCGATAAACCGGATTTATGGCAGTTTACGGAACGGGTAGTAAAAAACGTATTTAATAAAGATCCGCACGTCTACAAAGTGAAGAGCTCTGCATGTATGGTTATCCGTCTCTACCAAAAAAAGATTAGTGCACGATTGGGTATTCCGGAAGGGAATCGTGGAAAAATCAAAATTGTGTTACCGCAGTGGATTTGGGGCAAAAGAGGGTGTTTGATTGCTTGTGTTCGGGGGCTTTACGAGGCAGAAGGGTCCTTCTGCGTTCATGAACCGACGTACACCTATAAGATGTTGTTTTCAAACAAGAATGACTCGTTACTCAATTTTATGTATACTGCTTTGGAGGAGCTCGGTTTTCATCCTCACCGAAGTCCTTACAAGATTCAGATATCAAGGAAACAAGAGGCTTACGCTCTGAAGGAACAAATTTCTTTTCGAAACTATAGTCATAAATATTCGTAATTGCCGGGTGGTGCAATTGGTAGTTCACGCCACGCTCTGGACGTGGAAATCCAGGTTCGAGTCCTGGCCCGGCAGCTGACATATTTTTAAAGAGCGAAGCGACTATAAAAATAGTCATCCCGAGGAGCTTTGCGACGAGGGGACCATCCATTTGAAGAAAAAGGTTGTATGTTTTTCGTTTACATATTGGAGTGCGCGGACAACTCATTCTATGTGGGGTGTACCAACAATTTGGACAAACGTCTTAAGGAGCACAACGAATCAAAGTGGGGCGCGCATTACACAAAGATTCGCCGACCGGTTGTCTTAAAATATTCAGAAAAATACCAAACGTTACTTGACGCAAGGGGGCGCGAACAAGAAATCAAAAGCTGGCGCCGCAAGAAGAAAGAGGATTTAATAAAATAAAAGCATCGCGTCAACGAAGTTAGCACGAAATTCTTCGGCCTCCCGATACGAAGTGGAATCCCTGCCCGGCAGCAGCCAATTTTTAAGGAGCAGAGCGACTATAAAAATTGCGCTCCCCGAGCGAGCGAAGCGACGAGGGAATACATTAAACCAACCCGGCGAGGGTTCTGGCGAAGCGGAGTCCCTCCCAACATCATAAGAATCGTTACAAAATAGGCTTATCTTGATGAGGGGCATTGGATGTTCGAACTTGCGCCAGAAAACCGCAACCACCGTTCCTTGACAACAAATATGACATACCGTATAACGGGGGTAGATTTTAAAATGGTGTGCCGTAGCAGAAAGTCCTTCGCTTCGGGTGCTTGCCCTGAGCTTGTCGAAGGGTTTTCTGCTACGGCACACTCGCATTCCGCGTTTGTGCTTCGTTGGCCCTGTACCTAGCAGGTGCAGGGAAAACCCGACTAGCAGTCGGAAAGGAGAGAAACGATGAAGTACAACCTGTATGTTGGGGATGTGAGCGTGGAAGCGGTCTTCAACAAGCTCGGTGGCCTCGAAGGCGCTCGTGCGTTTCTGCGCGGCGAGCAAAAGCTCGTTCCGGTTTTGTTCGAACGCAATGAGCACGGCCACATCGTGCTCACAGTCACCGGTCTCGACCTTACCGGAGAGCAGGAAGTCAAGCGGCTTGAAGCCGCAGGGTTCTGCTTGGGCAACTGGGCGAAGTCGTGTCTGCTGTCCACGGAGAAGGACGGCTACAACACAAACCATCGCCTCGTTGACGGGCAGAGCTACAAGATCGCGCTCATGCCCACGCGGGAGATTAAACGCGACTCCGACCGTACGGTCGATGTCCTGCGCAAGCGCGGCATTGAGAAGTACGGGTACGAGAAGCCGCTCGCCGGTATTGTTCCGCGCATCCGCGAGACGGTTTCCGCCAAGCGGATGGAGGAAATGGGGTTTGAGTATATCGTCGCTCCCCACGACACCATCAAGGATTCCGACGGCCACACGGACGTGCTCGGCGCGCACCGGTTCGACGACGGGCCGTGGCTCTACGCGATTTGGACTCATCCCGGCATTTGCTGGGATGGCAATGGGGCGTTTGCGTTCCTCGTCCCCGCAAGCCTGCCTGCCGGCAAGGCAGGTTGAACTCGACTTTGGACACTGTGCACTTGCATTTGAGTCCTTTGCCCTTTGGCTCCGCGCCCTGCGCGGAGCCATATTTTTTGCTAAAGTTGCAGATGGTAGTAGGTGCATACGCGGGCGGTCATGCCTGCCTGCCGGCAGGCAGGGCTTCCCGCTACCGAATCCAGTTTCCATCTGCGCCAGGCGGCTCGTCCTGAGCGTGGTCGAAGGAGCGGCGTATTGGAAAAAGTGTAG of the Candidatus Berkelbacteria bacterium genome contains:
- a CDS encoding GIY-YIG nuclease family protein; this encodes MFFVYILECADNSFYVGCTNNLDKRLKEHNESKWGAHYTKIRRPVVLKYSEKYQTLLDARGREQEIKSWRRKKKEDLIK